The genomic segment TGATGGGCCGCGCCGAGCGCATTCGCACCCAGCGCCCGAAGGACAAGAACAAACTCTATGCATTGCACGCGCCCGAAGTTGAGTGCATCGGCAAGGGGAAGGCGCGCCGGCCTTACGAGTTTGGCGTGAAGGTCAGCGTGGCCGTCACGCACAAGCAGGGGCTGGTGGTCGGTGCGCGCAGCTTCACGGGCAACCCGTATGACGGCCACACGCTGGCCGAGCAACTCGAGCAGGTCAAGATCCTGACGGAGGACACGGGCGCCAGCCCGAAGCAGGCAGTGGTGGACCTGGGGTTCCGGGGCGTGGACGCAGCCAATCCGGGCATCCAGATCATTCATCGGGGGCGCTTCAAGTCCTTGACCGATGCCCAGCGCCGCTGGCTCAAGCGAAGGCAGGCGGTGGAGCCCACCATCGGACACCTGAAGCACGACAACGGGATGGATCGGTGCTGGCTGCAGGGTGCCACCGGTGACGCGCTGCATGCAGTGCTGTGTGCGGCGGGCTACAACATCCGCTGGCTGCTGCGCGCCATCATGCGCCTCGGGCTCAAGGGCCTTTTATTGCGCCTGATCGCCTTGCTGCGCACGCTCATCGGCGTCCCCCACTTCTTCGCATCCAACGAAATCACGCCATCACGCGCCGCCGCGCGGTTCGCTGCGATAGCGAAATGAATTTCGCAGGTCCGACTCGGTATGGGCTGCGCGATGCGCCTTGCGCTGCGCTCCGATGGCTGCGCGCAGCCTGCGACATCTGATCGGTGACGCGACACTGGCCTGCCGGTCAACGGCGATCGACCAGCGCATGGGCGATCGTGCCCAGGTCCACATACTCCAGTTCACTGCCCACCGGCACGCCGCGCGCCAGCCGGGTCACATGCAGCCCCTGGCGCTTGAGCGCCTGGCTGATCACATGGGCCGTGGCTTCGCCCTCGGCATGGAAGTTGGTGGCCAGGATCACTTCCTGCACCCCGCCCTCGGTGGCGCGCGCGATGAGTTTTTGCAGGCCGATCTCCTTGGGGCCGACGCCGTCGAGCGGGCTGAGCCGCCCCATCAGCACGAAGTACAGCCCTTTGAAAGCCCCGGTGCGCTCCAGCGCTGCCTGATCGGCAGGCGTCTCGACCACGCACAGCCTGGTGGCGTCGCGCCCCGGGTCCAGGCAGGTGCGGCAAGTCTCGGCTTCGGTGAAGGTGTGGCAGCGCGCGCAATGCTGCACCGACCCCAGCGCGTCGTGCAGCGCCTGCGCCAGCGCCTGCCCGCCGGCCCGGTCATGCTGCAGCAGATGAAATGCCATGCGCTGCGCCGACTTCACGCCCACCCCCGGCAAACGGCGCAGCGCCTGTATCAGCGCATCGAGGGCGTTG from the Verminephrobacter eiseniae EF01-2 genome contains:
- the recR gene encoding recombination mediator RecR, with amino-acid sequence MSSSNALDALIQALRRLPGVGVKSAQRMAFHLLQHDRAGGQALAQALHDALGSVQHCARCHTFTEAETCRTCLDPGRDATRLCVVETPADQAALERTGAFKGLYFVLMGRLSPLDGVGPKEIGLQKLIARATEGGVQEVILATNFHAEGEATAHVISQALKRQGLHVTRLARGVPVGSELEYVDLGTIAHALVDRR